TGCTGTCTACAAACTGAATCAATTCAACCGGTGGTGCTTCAAGAGCCTTCGAACCGTTCAAATATGCAACCCTTGCTTTACAATTTTCCTTACGGAACATTTTATCTGTTTCTTTGCCTTCCATGAAGATTTCCCCCTGAAATTCAAGCCCAAGAATATCTCTGTAGAAAGCAATCGAGCGATCCAAATCAGAAACGGTTAATCCAACGTGATAAATTCTCCCAAC
Above is a window of Oscillospiraceae bacterium NTUH-002-81 DNA encoding:
- a CDS encoding VOC family protein, which translates into the protein MVGRIYHVGLTVSDLDRSIAFYRDILGLEFQGEIFMEGKETDKMFRKENCKARVAYLNGSKALEAPPVELIQFVDSKIHKEQSDLFTTSISEVCFYTDDIDSVYKTLIENHVECLSEPQHFDFRADGFGESRAFYFRDPDGIILEMMQPL